A genomic window from Tolypothrix sp. PCC 7910 includes:
- a CDS encoding type II toxin-antitoxin system HigA family antitoxin, whose product MTHTINSTIYGELLLHYQPRIIKTEAENEQFLEMVEELLARPNLSPEEDALLELLIKLIEDFEEKNYQINASTPHSRLLHLMDAQNLQPSDLVGLLGSSDAVTKIINGEAEITEEQAQVLGKFFHVAPELFLRN is encoded by the coding sequence ATGACCCATACTATTAATTCAACAATTTACGGTGAGTTGTTATTACATTATCAACCCCGAATTATCAAAACCGAGGCAGAAAATGAGCAATTTCTGGAAATGGTTGAAGAATTGCTAGCTCGTCCTAATTTAAGTCCAGAAGAAGATGCTCTTTTGGAACTATTAATCAAACTAATAGAGGATTTTGAAGAAAAGAACTATCAAATAAATGCTTCAACTCCTCACTCCAGACTGCTACATTTGATGGATGCTCAAAATTTGCAGCCATCTGATTTAGTAGGATTACTGGGTTCAAGTGACGCAGTAACAAAGATAATCAATGGTGAAGCAGAAATCACTGAAGAACAGGCTCAAGTTCTAGGAAAGTTTTTTCATGTTGCTCCCGAACTGTTTTTACGGAATTAA
- a CDS encoding type II toxin-antitoxin system HicB family antitoxin, with the protein MKFKVVLEPSDEGGYTVYVPSLPGCLSEGETVEEALENIQEAIELYLEPLKNEWR; encoded by the coding sequence ATGAAATTCAAGGTTGTATTAGAACCAAGTGATGAAGGTGGATATACTGTCTATGTTCCCTCTCTCCCTGGTTGTCTCAGCGAAGGGGAAACAGTAGAAGAAGCATTAGAGAATATCCAAGAAGCAATCGAACTTTACCTTGAGCCATTAAAAAATGAATGGCGATAA
- a CDS encoding type II toxin-antitoxin system HigB family toxin: MHVISRKKLREFCLIHADSCEALDDWFQTASKADWTNLIQVQTVYPKAEAVSNFIVFNIKGNKYRLITSVNYEKQVIYIKYVLTHAEYDKDEWKHDPYY; this comes from the coding sequence ATGCATGTTATTAGTCGTAAAAAGCTGCGGGAATTTTGCCTAATACACGCTGATTCCTGCGAAGCACTTGATGACTGGTTTCAAACCGCTAGCAAAGCAGACTGGACTAATCTAATTCAGGTTCAGACAGTTTACCCAAAAGCTGAAGCCGTTAGTAACTTTATTGTTTTTAACATCAAAGGAAACAAATACCGCTTAATTACAAGTGTTAATTATGAGAAGCAGGTAATCTATATCAAGTACGTTTTGACTCATGCAGAATATGACAAAGACGAGTGGAAGCATGACCCATACTATTAA
- a CDS encoding caspase family protein encodes MQRRKFLQFAGTALTTLGLSQFDIIRQANRYAQVLAQSTPRKLALLVGINQYPASQRFSELQGCVTDVNLQQELLIHRFGFNKSDILRLTSDPSDQQPTRNNILTAFEEHLIKQAKPGDIVIFHFSGHGSELIDPNPIKLCPNQQFNSDSNSTIVPAEDGQSKLVPDIMGRTLFLLLSALQTDNVSFVLDSCHSGGGTRGNFRIRSVPGDNLKPSNEEIAYQQRWLKKLQISSEEFAKQRCAALRKGVVIASAQRQQAAADATFDEFFAGAFTYLLTQYLWQQTSNVGSAIAQLTSGLRVLRTTQKPLADGNSSHPVYFISNKLPPADAVITQVQGKQATIWLGGVDSESLQSFDKGAAFTIVDEKGQASAQVKLESRQGLTATANLEPGGKVASVQPGMLLQESSRVVPANLKLTIGIDPSLAEETNATQQALSQLNRVEAVTAKSGTVPYPSQVQYIVSRLTAEYRQQLQRQNISNLPTIGSIGLFTKGLELVPQSFGKLGETATAAISRLQPIIKSFLAVEIIKKTLNSTTSKLDVEVSLNLVDQPKPPLYQASTVRSKNNRSAAQQVNSQKLPVAKLFQLQVTNNESTPLYLTSLLIDSTGGLVVVFPYQWPATEQSTLIEPKETRTIGDPRQLKLKAIDKGTGEALVIISRSPLKKAVKTLVALAAELNRSSGPVELGEPVEVIGNLLDDLSSDRSSSASTEKEIRVSDMATLSIPFEVV; translated from the coding sequence ATGCAACGCCGTAAATTTTTACAATTTGCTGGAACAGCCTTAACTACACTGGGCTTGAGCCAATTCGATATTATTCGCCAAGCAAATCGTTACGCTCAAGTTTTGGCACAAAGTACTCCGCGTAAATTAGCGTTGTTGGTAGGAATTAATCAGTATCCAGCGAGTCAAAGATTTAGTGAGTTACAAGGATGTGTTACTGATGTAAATTTACAACAGGAATTATTAATTCACAGGTTTGGTTTTAATAAAAGTGACATTCTCAGGTTAACGAGTGACCCATCAGACCAGCAACCAACACGCAACAATATATTAACTGCCTTTGAAGAACATTTAATTAAACAAGCCAAACCGGGAGATATAGTAATTTTTCATTTTTCCGGTCATGGTTCGGAATTGATTGACCCCAATCCGATAAAATTATGTCCCAATCAGCAATTTAATAGTGACTCCAACAGTACTATTGTTCCGGCTGAGGACGGACAAAGTAAATTAGTTCCAGATATCATGGGGCGGACTCTATTTTTGCTGTTGTCTGCATTGCAAACAGATAATGTTTCCTTTGTTTTAGATAGTTGTCACTCTGGGGGTGGGACTCGTGGTAATTTTAGAATCCGTTCTGTACCAGGTGATAATTTAAAGCCTAGTAATGAAGAAATAGCATATCAACAACGTTGGTTAAAAAAATTACAAATCTCATCTGAGGAATTTGCTAAACAACGGTGTGCAGCCTTGCGGAAAGGAGTAGTGATAGCTAGCGCTCAACGACAACAGGCAGCAGCAGATGCTACATTTGATGAGTTTTTTGCAGGTGCATTTACTTACTTGTTAACTCAATATCTCTGGCAACAAACAAGTAATGTGGGTAGTGCGATCGCGCAATTAACTTCTGGTTTAAGAGTATTGCGAACTACCCAAAAACCTTTAGCAGATGGGAATTCCAGCCATCCTGTATATTTTATCAGTAATAAATTACCGCCAGCCGATGCTGTAATTACTCAAGTACAAGGTAAACAAGCCACCATTTGGTTAGGGGGAGTAGACTCAGAAAGCCTCCAAAGCTTTGACAAAGGCGCTGCTTTCACAATAGTTGATGAAAAAGGGCAAGCATCTGCACAAGTTAAATTAGAATCTCGTCAGGGTTTAACTGCAACAGCCAACCTAGAACCAGGGGGAAAAGTTGCATCTGTGCAACCAGGAATGCTGTTACAAGAATCCAGTCGTGTGGTTCCGGCTAATTTAAAATTAACCATCGGTATCGATCCTTCTCTGGCAGAAGAAACCAATGCTACTCAACAAGCGCTTTCCCAACTTAACCGTGTTGAAGCTGTAACAGCAAAATCAGGAACCGTACCATATCCCTCACAAGTGCAATATATAGTGAGTCGATTGACAGCTGAGTATCGGCAACAATTACAACGACAAAATATATCTAATTTACCCACAATTGGCAGTATTGGTTTATTTACCAAAGGATTAGAATTAGTACCCCAATCTTTTGGCAAATTGGGAGAAACAGCAACAGCAGCCATTTCTCGGTTACAACCAATAATTAAATCTTTTTTAGCAGTTGAAATTATAAAAAAAACCCTAAACTCTACAACTTCAAAGTTAGATGTAGAAGTTTCCCTGAATTTAGTAGATCAACCAAAGCCACCTCTTTATCAAGCATCCACAGTTAGAAGTAAAAATAACCGAAGTGCAGCACAACAAGTTAATTCACAAAAATTACCAGTTGCTAAACTGTTTCAGTTGCAAGTTACCAACAACGAATCTACTCCGCTTTATTTAACCAGTTTGCTGATAGATTCCACAGGGGGGTTAGTAGTAGTCTTTCCCTACCAATGGCCTGCAACAGAACAATCTACATTAATAGAACCAAAAGAAACTCGCACAATTGGTGATCCACGACAACTAAAGCTCAAAGCCATAGATAAAGGTACAGGAGAAGCGCTAGTAATTATTAGTCGTTCTCCACTGAAAAAAGCTGTCAAAACATTAGTAGCTTTAGCTGCGGAATTAAATCGCAGTTCCGGCCCGGTAGAGTTAGGAGAACCAGTAGAAGTAATCGGCAATTTACTTGATGATTTAAGTAGCGATCGCTCAAGTAGCGCCAGTACAGAAAAAGAAATTAGAGTATCGGATATGGCAACTTTATCAATTCCTTTTGAAGTGGTGTAA
- a CDS encoding type II toxin-antitoxin system Phd/YefM family antitoxin: MHEVDILEATKSLPELIQSVIEGEEVVITSENKPLVKLVRIAETKPRPKFGSAKGLILMSEDFDEPLEDFSEYM, encoded by the coding sequence ATGCATGAAGTCGATATTTTGGAAGCTACTAAATCCTTACCTGAATTAATTCAATCTGTAATTGAAGGTGAAGAGGTAGTAATCACAAGTGAAAATAAGCCTTTAGTTAAACTTGTACGAATTGCTGAAACAAAGCCTCGTCCAAAGTTTGGTAGTGCTAAAGGTTTAATTTTGATGTCTGAAGACTTCGACGAACCTTTAGAAGATTTTAGTGAGTATATGTAA
- a CDS encoding type II toxin-antitoxin system VapC family toxin: MKVLLDTHSFLWFIAGSQKLSTTARNVIEDTNNQRCLSLASLWEIAIKQSIGKLTINIPFDRLISEQVIQNSIEILNINIHHITVVSTLPFYHRDPFDRILIAQAIVEKTPVISADSAFDAYPISRLW, encoded by the coding sequence ATGAAAGTCTTGCTAGATACTCATAGTTTTTTATGGTTTATTGCAGGTAGTCAAAAACTTAGCACTACTGCACGTAATGTAATTGAAGATACGAATAATCAAAGGTGCTTGAGCCTTGCTAGTCTTTGGGAAATAGCAATTAAGCAAAGCATTGGCAAGCTAACTATAAATATCCCTTTTGATAGGCTAATTTCAGAGCAAGTCATTCAAAACAGTATAGAAATTTTGAATATTAACATTCATCATATTACAGTTGTTTCTACGTTACCTTTTTATCACCGTGACCCCTTTGATAGAATTTTAATTGCTCAAGCAATCGTAGAGAAAACCCCTGTTATTAGTGCGGATTCTGCTTTTGATGCTTATCCTATTTCACGCTTGTGGTAA